Genomic DNA from Pirellulales bacterium:
GGCGCCGACGCAAGTCGGCCTGGCACGAAAATTCCGTCCTACACTTGCATACGCGGCGTCAGCGTGAATGGATTGCCGTATTGCAAGTTGCGACGTGGTTGCCGCACGCGCCGCTGGGTCGGAGTTGCCCGCACTTGCGGCAAATCCGCCGAGCAGGCGCCAGCGGATGGCTCAATTTTTCAGTTGCACCCGCGCTTGGCAAGCGGATAATCAATGGCGAAAGGGCTAGTGTGTCCGATGAGAACGAGTTTCTCGGGGCTCTCTTCAACCTACGCTTGTCGCCAGTTCTTGGGTTCTTCATCCCGTTTTGACCAACGCGGCTTCTCAGGACGTGCTTCTAGTCCTCGGTCCCCTGGTTCCCTGGACCTGGAGTAGATCGCATGTCGCTTTTGAGTGTGCTGCTGCGGCTAGCCTTCTGGGTTGGTCTGCCGGTGCTGCTGGTGGCGGTGGTGATCGGCCCGCGCCGCTTCGTAAGTCTGCTGCGCCGCGGTCGCGACTTTCTTTTCGCCCGCCGACTTGAGCCAGAAGTCCTCTTGGCCGACGTCGTGCGACAGCATCAAGAGCATGTCGCCAAGGTGCGCCGCGCGCTCGAACAGGCCGTCACGGCCGAGAGCGAGATTGCCCGCAGTCTGGCCACCAGCCAAACGAACATCCGCGAATTGGAAACCGAGGCCCAGTGCGAGGTCCGTTCCCGCGACGAGTTGGGCGCCAAGGCGGCGCTGTACAAGCTCAACTTGGAACGCGATGCGTCCGCCAACTACCAAACGCAACTCGATCGGCAGCAGGCGTTCATCGAAGATTCTCGGCGGCGGCTCTACCTGGCCGAGTTGCAACTTCGCCAATTCGAAGTCGGCCGCACAATCCTGATGAGCCAATTGGCCCAGGCTAAGAGCCTGGAGCAACAATACGAGATCGCCAGTAGCTTCGATCCCTTCAACGCGGTGGCCAATTGGCAAAAAGCCGAGGGGCTGGTTCAAGAAAAAGCCTTGATCGCCCAGGCCAAAGAGCGGGTCGCGGCCGACACAGCCGACCTCGCCGCCAACCACGCGCCAGACGTCGATGCCGCCACGCTCGAACATCAACTCGATGAGCTAAAACGCCTTTGCCAAACCGACTCTGCCACCGCCAGCGCCAATGGCGAACCGCTGCGCGATTCCAACCAGCAAGCGAACGATCATTCTCAACAAGCAAAATAACGGCGCGCCGTGCCGCGCCAAATCTGTAGGAGCGCTCAAGTGCCATTCACCAAACCTGCCCGCGGAGCCATCATCGCGGCCTGCGTCGTCGTGGGCGCCATTCTCATTTACCAGCTTTGGAAATGGGAGATCGAACGAGTCGAGGTGCCCCCCGGCGAGTTTCTCGTGCGCGTCAGCCGCTGGGGCAAAAACCTCCCCGAGAACGAAATCATCGCGCCAGACACCACCTACAAAGGGGTCATGCTCGGTGTGCTCTCCGAGGGGCGCCACTTCATCAACCCCATCTTTTGGTCGTACCAGCGCCACAAGATGATCCACGTCCCCGCCGGCAAGTGCCTGGTGCTCACGCGCCAGTTCGGCAAGCAGATCCCCGACGAGCGCATTCGCCAGGGAGATATCCTCGCTCGTGAAAACATCGAAAAGCCGCACGCTGGCGAACGCGGCATCATCGCCCGCGTCCTGCTGCCGGGCAGCTACCGCATCAATCCCTACGCGTACAAATACGAAGAAGTCGACGCCATCGAGATTCAGGTCCAGGAAGTCGGCGTTCGCACCCTCAAGGTTGGCAAGGATCCCGCCGCCCTGGCCAAGGAAGATCGCCAAGGCCAATACGTTGTGCCCGATGGCTACCGCGGCATTCAGAAAACCATCGTTCCCCCCGGCACCTACTATCTCAACCCCTACATCGAGCAGATCACGCCGGTCGAAGTGCGCAGCCATCGCGTCGCCTTGGGAGACATCGAGTTTCCCTCACGCGATGGTTTCATCATCCGACCACAGATGGTGGTTGAGTATGCCGTTCGACCCGAGATGGCCTCGGAACTGCTCGTTCGCATCACCGATGGCGGCGTCATTCATCAAGCCGACGAAACACCAGAGCAACAAGCCACTAACGAAATTCTGCAAAAGGTCATTCTCCCGCACATCCGCGGCTATGCCCGTATCGAAGGCAGCAATTTTGACGCTCGGGACTTCATCTTGTTTGGCACGGAGCAACCCCTGGCCGCTGGCGCCGTCAAAAAGTCGAACGCCCGTGAGGCAATGCAGCGCGCCCTCTTGGAAAAGGTCAAACCGCGCTGCGACGAACTGGGCGTTGAAGTCCGCGCCGTGACCCTGGCCGACATGCGGCCGCCGGAGGAACTGTCCGAACAGATCGCCCAGCGCGAACTGGCCCGCGTCGAACTCGAACGCAACGAAGTCAAAGTCCGGCAGTACAAGGCCGAACAGGAATTAAAGGCCAAAGAAGCGCTCAAACAACAAGCCAAGGAGAAAGTCGAGGCCGAGACGCGCCTGGTCCAGGCCAAAACACGTAGCGATCAACAAAAGGAAGTAGAGCAATCGCGCATGCAGCAAGAACTGGCCAACGCGCAGCTCAAACTCGATGCCGCAACCAAGCAGGCCGAAGCCATTCGCGCCAAGGGCGAGGCCGAGGCCGCGGTCATCACCGTGAAAAACCAGGCCGAGGTCGCCGGACTCAAGGAGGCGGTCGGCGGCTTCGACAGCGTCGAGCAATTCGCTCAATACCACATTTTGGCGCGGCTGG
This window encodes:
- a CDS encoding PspA/IM30 family protein — protein: MSLLSVLLRLAFWVGLPVLLVAVVIGPRRFVSLLRRGRDFLFARRLEPEVLLADVVRQHQEHVAKVRRALEQAVTAESEIARSLATSQTNIRELETEAQCEVRSRDELGAKAALYKLNLERDASANYQTQLDRQQAFIEDSRRRLYLAELQLRQFEVGRTILMSQLAQAKSLEQQYEIASSFDPFNAVANWQKAEGLVQEKALIAQAKERVAADTADLAANHAPDVDAATLEHQLDELKRLCQTDSATASANGEPLRDSNQQANDHSQQAK